One window from the genome of Pseudomonas frederiksbergensis encodes:
- the araD1 gene encoding AraD1 family protein: protein MRLVQFELSNGERRVGVVDGEQVREVQGANTVRDLALAAIEAGVKLEQQVNGLGLGASHDYAQLLGELRILPPLDHPDPAHLLVSGTGLTHLGSASARDKMHQQAGDEATMTDTMRIFKWGVEGGKPQAGQAGVQPEWFYKGDGSIVVRPGHPFPLPPFAEDAGEEPEISGLYVIGHDGKPYRLGFAVGNEFSDHVMERKNYLYLAHSKLRSCSFGPELRVGELPQHLSGTSRILRNGEVLWQNEFLSGEANMCHSLENLEFHHFKYSQFLRPGDVHVHFFGTATLSFADGIRTQPGDVFEISQAEFGAPLVNGIAPVDAVFNPGTIGTL from the coding sequence ATGCGTTTAGTTCAGTTCGAATTGAGTAACGGCGAACGCCGCGTCGGTGTCGTCGATGGCGAGCAGGTGCGCGAAGTGCAGGGCGCCAACACGGTTCGCGACCTGGCGCTGGCCGCCATCGAAGCAGGCGTGAAGCTCGAGCAGCAGGTCAACGGCCTGGGCCTTGGGGCGAGCCATGACTACGCGCAATTGCTGGGCGAACTGCGCATCCTGCCACCGCTGGATCACCCGGACCCGGCGCACCTGTTGGTCAGCGGCACCGGCCTGACTCACCTGGGCAGTGCTTCGGCCCGGGACAAAATGCACCAGCAAGCCGGCGACGAAGCGACCATGACCGACACCATGCGCATCTTCAAGTGGGGCGTGGAGGGCGGCAAGCCACAGGCGGGGCAGGCCGGCGTGCAGCCGGAATGGTTCTACAAGGGTGACGGCAGCATCGTGGTCCGTCCGGGCCATCCGTTTCCACTGCCACCGTTTGCCGAAGACGCTGGCGAAGAGCCGGAGATCAGCGGCCTGTACGTCATCGGCCACGACGGCAAGCCTTATCGCCTGGGCTTTGCGGTAGGCAACGAATTTTCCGATCACGTCATGGAACGCAAGAACTACCTTTACCTGGCCCATTCGAAACTGCGCAGTTGCAGCTTTGGCCCGGAACTTCGCGTCGGTGAATTGCCTCAACATCTGTCCGGGACCAGTCGTATCCTGCGCAACGGTGAAGTGCTGTGGCAGAACGAATTCCTCAGCGGCGAGGCGAACATGTGCCACAGCCTCGAAAACCTGGAGTTCCATCACTTCAAGTACAGCCAGTTCCTGCGTCCCGGCGACGTGCACGTTCATTTCTTCGGCACCGCGACGCTGTCCTTCGCCGACGGCATTCGCACCCAGCCGGGGGATGTGTTCGAGATCAGCCAGGCCGAATTCGGCGCGCCGCTGGTCAATGGCATTGCCCCGGTGGACGCGGTATTCAATCCGGGTACTATCGGCACACTTTGA
- a CDS encoding MFS transporter produces MSQELRLIRRITLKLIPFLILLYLIAYVDRSAVGFAKLHMGADIGIGDAAYGLGAGLFFIGYFLLEIPSNLMLERFGARRWFARIMITWGAITIGMAFVQGPYSFYVMRFLLGAAEAGFFPGVLYYITQWFPVRHRGKILGLFILSQPIAMMITGPVSGGLLGMDGILGLHGWQWLFIVIGLPAVLLTWPVLRYLPDGPQQVKWMDQAEKDWLTGELQKDLQEYGQTRHGNPLHALKDKRVLLLALFYLPVTLSIYGLGLWLPTLIKQFGGSDLVTGFVSSVPYIFGIVGLLIIPRSSDRLNDRYGHLAVLYVLGAIGLFLSAWLSVPVLQLAALCLVAFALFSCTAVFWTLPGRFFAGASAAAGIALINSVGNLGGYIGPFVIGALKEYTGNLASGLYFLSCVMVFGLVLTGVVYRLLERKHVLPADQFAASARGATRT; encoded by the coding sequence ATGAGCCAGGAATTGCGGCTTATTCGTCGCATCACTCTCAAACTGATTCCCTTCCTGATCCTGCTGTACCTGATCGCCTACGTGGACCGCTCTGCGGTAGGCTTTGCCAAGCTGCACATGGGCGCCGACATCGGCATTGGCGACGCCGCCTATGGCTTGGGTGCAGGGCTGTTTTTCATCGGTTACTTCCTGCTGGAAATTCCCAGCAACCTGATGCTCGAACGCTTCGGTGCCCGGCGCTGGTTCGCCCGGATCATGATCACCTGGGGCGCGATCACCATCGGCATGGCCTTCGTGCAAGGGCCCTACAGCTTCTATGTGATGCGCTTTTTGCTGGGCGCAGCCGAAGCCGGGTTCTTCCCCGGCGTGCTGTACTACATCACCCAATGGTTCCCGGTGCGCCATCGCGGCAAGATCCTCGGGCTGTTCATTCTTTCCCAACCCATCGCGATGATGATCACCGGCCCGGTGTCCGGTGGCTTGCTGGGCATGGATGGCATCCTTGGCCTGCACGGTTGGCAATGGCTGTTCATCGTCATCGGCCTGCCGGCGGTGCTGTTGACCTGGCCGGTGCTGCGCTACCTGCCGGACGGCCCGCAACAGGTGAAATGGATGGACCAGGCCGAGAAGGACTGGCTGACCGGTGAGCTGCAAAAAGACCTGCAGGAATACGGCCAGACCCGCCACGGCAATCCGCTCCATGCGCTCAAAGACAAGCGTGTCCTGCTGCTGGCGCTGTTCTACTTGCCAGTCACCTTGAGCATCTATGGCCTGGGCTTGTGGTTGCCGACGCTGATCAAGCAGTTCGGTGGCAGTGATCTGGTCACCGGTTTCGTCTCTTCCGTGCCGTATATCTTCGGGATCGTCGGCCTGCTGATTATTCCACGCAGCTCCGACCGCTTGAATGACCGCTACGGTCACCTTGCCGTGCTGTACGTGCTCGGTGCCATCGGCCTGTTCCTGAGTGCCTGGCTGTCGGTGCCGGTGTTGCAACTGGCGGCATTATGCCTGGTGGCGTTCGCGCTGTTTTCCTGCACGGCAGTGTTCTGGACCTTGCCGGGACGGTTCTTTGCCGGCGCCAGTGCGGCGGCGGGCATTGCGTTGATCAACTCGGTGGGCAACCTCGGTGGCTACATCGGGCCGTTCGTGATCGGTGCGTTGAAGGAATACACCGGCAACCTGGCCTCGGGGCTGTATTTCCTGTCCTGTGTGATGGTGTTCGGCCTGGTGCTGACCGGCGTGGTCTACCGCCTGCTGGAGCGCAAGCATGTGTTGCCGGCGGACCAGTTTGCGGCGAGTGCCCGCGGGGCGACGCGTACCTGA
- a CDS encoding IlvD/Edd family dehydratase: MSDKKPSLRSAQWFGTADKNGFMYRSWMKNQGIADHQFHGKPIIGICNTWSELTPCNAHFRQIAEHVKRGVIEAGGFPVEFPVFSNGESNLRPTAMLTRNLASMDVEEAIRGNPIDGVVLLTGCDKTTPALLMGAASCDVPAIVVTGGPMLNGKHKGQDIGSGTVVWQLSEQVKAGTITIDDFLAAEGGMSRSAGTCNTMGTASTMACMAEALGTSLPHNAAIPAVDARRYVLAHMSGMRAVEMVREDLKLSKILTKEAFENAIRVNAAIGGSTNAVIHLKAIAGRIGVQLDLDDWTRIGRGMPTIVDLQPSGRFLMEEFYYAGGLPAVLRRLGEANLIPHPNALTVNGKSLGENTKDAPIYGQDEVIRTLDNPIRADGGICVLRGNLAPLGAVLKPSAATPELMQHRGRAVVFENFDEYKARINDPELDVDADSILVMKNCGPKGYPGMAEVGNMGLPAKLLAQGVTDMVRISDARMSGTAYGTVVLHVAPEAAAGGPLAAVKEGDWIELDCASGRLHLDIPDAELAARLADLAPPQQLLVGGYRQLYIDHVLQADQGCDFDFLVGCRGAEVPRHSH; this comes from the coding sequence ATGTCTGATAAGAAACCCTCCCTGCGCTCGGCCCAATGGTTTGGCACTGCCGACAAGAATGGCTTCATGTACCGCAGCTGGATGAAAAATCAGGGCATCGCCGACCATCAGTTCCATGGCAAGCCGATCATCGGCATTTGCAACACCTGGTCGGAGCTGACGCCGTGCAACGCGCACTTCCGGCAGATCGCCGAGCACGTCAAGCGCGGCGTGATCGAGGCCGGGGGCTTCCCGGTGGAATTCCCGGTGTTCTCCAACGGCGAATCGAACCTGCGCCCCACCGCCATGCTGACCCGCAACCTGGCGAGCATGGACGTGGAAGAGGCGATTCGCGGCAACCCGATTGACGGCGTGGTTTTGCTTACCGGTTGCGACAAGACCACCCCAGCATTGCTGATGGGCGCCGCCAGTTGCGACGTGCCAGCCATCGTCGTCACCGGTGGGCCGATGCTCAACGGCAAGCACAAAGGCCAGGATATCGGCTCGGGCACCGTGGTCTGGCAGTTGAGTGAACAGGTCAAGGCCGGCACCATCACCATCGACGACTTCCTCGCGGCCGAGGGCGGCATGTCCCGCTCGGCCGGTACCTGCAACACCATGGGCACGGCCTCGACCATGGCCTGCATGGCCGAAGCCCTTGGCACTTCACTGCCCCACAACGCGGCGATTCCCGCCGTGGATGCACGCCGTTATGTGCTGGCCCATATGTCCGGCATGCGCGCGGTGGAAATGGTCCGTGAAGACCTGAAACTGTCGAAGATCCTGACCAAGGAAGCCTTCGAAAACGCCATCCGCGTCAACGCCGCCATCGGCGGTTCGACCAACGCGGTTATCCACCTCAAGGCCATCGCCGGACGCATTGGCGTGCAGCTGGACCTGGACGACTGGACCCGCATCGGTCGCGGCATGCCGACCATCGTCGACCTGCAACCGTCCGGGCGCTTCCTGATGGAAGAGTTCTACTACGCCGGCGGCCTGCCCGCGGTGCTGCGGCGTCTCGGCGAAGCCAACCTCATTCCGCACCCGAATGCATTGACCGTCAACGGCAAGAGCCTCGGTGAAAATACCAAGGACGCGCCGATCTACGGCCAGGACGAAGTCATCCGCACGCTGGACAATCCGATCCGCGCCGATGGCGGCATCTGCGTACTGCGCGGCAACCTGGCGCCGTTGGGCGCAGTGCTCAAGCCATCCGCCGCCACGCCGGAGTTGATGCAGCATCGTGGCCGCGCGGTGGTGTTCGAGAACTTCGACGAGTACAAGGCACGGATCAACGACCCGGAACTGGACGTCGACGCCGACTCGATCCTGGTAATGAAGAATTGCGGGCCAAAGGGTTATCCGGGCATGGCTGAAGTGGGCAACATGGGCTTGCCGGCCAAGCTGTTGGCCCAAGGCGTAACGGACATGGTGCGTATTTCCGACGCACGCATGAGCGGCACCGCCTACGGCACCGTGGTCCTGCACGTAGCACCGGAAGCGGCAGCCGGCGGTCCTTTGGCTGCCGTGAAAGAAGGCGACTGGATCGAACTCGACTGTGCCAGCGGCCGCCTGCACCTGGACATCCCGGACGCCGAACTCGCCGCGCGCCTGGCTGACCTGGCGCCGCCGCAGCAATTGCTCGTAGGCGGCTACCGCCAGCTGTACATCGACCATGTGCTGCAAGCGGACCAGGGTTGCGATTTCGACTTCCTGGTGGGCTGCCGCGGCGCCGAGGTGCCGCGTCACTCTCACTGA
- a CDS encoding FadR/GntR family transcriptional regulator: protein MDYRKPSDRKSMHSRIVQELGMQIVSGRFKPDDKLPAEALLCEEYAVSRPVLREATRVLVAKGLVYSRPRVGTVVKARREWHMLDPDVLHWLMQSSPQNEFFGLLTSVRSIIEPAAAALAAQFATDEDIAAINEAYQRMEAAPTPEALLQPDLDFHSRIADATHNDLLANLCNMLSVAIAEALKHSNQRPNLHELAMPRHKAILTAIENRDALGARHATLVQLDDARSALNVVLGSDTTQA from the coding sequence ATGGATTACCGCAAACCCTCCGACCGCAAAAGCATGCATTCGCGCATCGTCCAGGAACTGGGCATGCAGATCGTTTCCGGGCGCTTCAAGCCGGACGATAAATTGCCCGCCGAGGCCTTGTTGTGCGAAGAGTATGCGGTCAGCCGGCCGGTGCTACGCGAAGCCACGCGCGTGCTGGTCGCCAAGGGCCTGGTGTATTCGCGTCCTCGCGTGGGCACCGTGGTCAAGGCCCGTCGGGAATGGCACATGCTCGACCCGGACGTGCTGCACTGGTTGATGCAAAGCAGCCCGCAGAATGAGTTCTTCGGCCTGCTGACCAGCGTGCGCAGCATCATCGAGCCGGCCGCCGCGGCCCTCGCCGCCCAGTTCGCCACCGACGAAGACATCGCCGCCATCAACGAAGCCTACCAGCGCATGGAAGCCGCCCCGACGCCCGAGGCGCTGCTGCAACCGGACCTGGATTTCCATAGCCGCATCGCCGACGCAACCCATAACGATCTGCTCGCCAACCTCTGCAACATGTTGTCGGTGGCGATCGCCGAAGCGCTGAAGCACTCCAACCAGCGGCCCAACCTGCATGAACTGGCGATGCCGCGGCACAAGGCGATCCTCACCGCCATCGAGAACCGCGACGCCCTCGGTGCGCGCCACGCCACGCTGGTGCAACTGGACGATGCACGCAGCGCATTGAACGTGGTGCTGGGCAGCGATACCACCCAGGCCTGA
- a CDS encoding dermonecrotic toxin domain-containing protein, whose product MTSLSAAESAPTFEQNVSQQFAGRPTFERLTQQMLEQAIKARYPSLVIDLARTHLAMPDAAAQGWSFKPFMPLVLDYLALGTPLDFSSNGNFACYLSDTIPRRLRPDVGNLDIKVIEKLVLELPWTVPIGFGDALARYWNTDIASSPKPDAGVHNSRWLWLSDSLKNRLHIQGLKQPGLSEPAREALDQIVRWPDRGQRFSHNVPPVYAYSLASTLTEGTSNTVLPSSDILLLHYTQSGLVILLCSAGGAVQPFDSIESFDNHWRAQIADRYVVDTITCNRYEIDGNAFDTQAAMVLEQQLVDLKAVTLPSSIGVHDLKALYWELSDPARYLRDFLDSAADTTTQLRPLLPQWLKNAALADQMSFQRYSLALASVKKRDQGRVHLNDIRTFTADALLARMQQTNDSSPAKVPSRSFHPDDIELTFTVSAGYPGTVGISEKRTMNLTQLAIDNLISRPSGHLKLSHRLGLALPAWLTPDLITRTGGLIEQVDIGTAYPRYLQQELLGDSSQAQAHQRIFAEQISAHLPLEALQNTLNHENGMTRQGLRRVEAVLQPNAEDRQVDGHLVVIRHLAFLREPHARPDVVGNMFIIEAKDVTAGPHVLYRPLYAPALLEFPTRQALLQAVASAGDLQHSVLTWLSDTARPIYANGGFAEPHIVRFFQGDEFSVPEKPAPATLAINGGDDELLQYLANGKLLEYLYGCNAQALITQADRNSVSNSESRWAVLLKGGSLLFNTLLFPLLRGPAMASVWLWSLMASASQDIPALISDDPATRELAAVDFLVNLAMLVSQLSSVRAPSLVPVSESTKNQALRAPARRVAVEQWPSLSLPKIMEGTVALPGAEMPGALLDFDFANARDRLTPEQRTQLRRMRIPRPAVLPAPIDQGPFTGLYVIDNAWHALVEGHLYRVDTESDGSVTVIDPTTTSRRGPSLRSDGQGTWSMDLRLRLRGGMPPKRMVEQRRLNAQRTIELINELAAFTAQQSKQQDALDIAQAVMTRVEGGSYTEAQRAPKRKVFYDLLVEQTDAYLKLLDSAPERARLGIALPSGSLPVLMENVVKNARKAFLVNEAEYVAINAAHPQFDQPSAVVEAVRQDFQGYVKFLDAISDINDRKVHWLELKDEYLNKLLNLDTAGAQVFERLTRDRPLEEPSATGTKALQLATLPVLAIKHGESDLPDSLYRIVRPLGKHVRTHSELRLYDLSPSDQLRVLESLTEHYGEALDALQGMKTLYAEDIHEAYFDRLVDLVKGLYEEVSGKLAAEIKPQPKPSKRQPRRPQVSAGRPRKEVINTRNSGVLIGDLKPAGSTLPIEVVELRSEVDDQVIATYSRHDDVWDVVEVERPAPVPRTRAIKTIKGDAQKLLEQLDNRLRRAESYKARCRHPKEIEEILDNEASRYRTLSAELDRAFTVSGTSPSPADQALSQQLSQAISSLTTKGAALRTELSLKLPPTDGNLRYLFGKKLIHVARLGERKALKGTRKDFLQEYAINDVDGFPLWYAHFHYETAETPKADYSVAHLKTKEQRREHYHSMLAKAQSPYAVVNVHRGQIGKFLARDKFLPLAP is encoded by the coding sequence ATGACCTCGCTCTCAGCAGCTGAAAGCGCCCCCACCTTCGAACAGAACGTCAGTCAGCAGTTTGCCGGTCGTCCGACCTTCGAGCGGCTTACGCAACAGATGCTCGAACAAGCCATCAAGGCAAGATACCCCTCGCTGGTCATCGATCTGGCCCGCACCCACCTGGCTATGCCGGATGCGGCCGCCCAAGGCTGGAGCTTCAAGCCGTTCATGCCTTTGGTGCTCGACTACCTGGCCCTCGGCACCCCGTTGGACTTCAGTTCCAACGGCAATTTCGCCTGTTATCTCTCCGACACGATTCCACGCCGCCTCCGGCCCGATGTCGGGAACCTGGACATCAAGGTGATTGAAAAGCTGGTGCTCGAGCTGCCTTGGACAGTGCCCATCGGGTTTGGCGACGCATTGGCTCGCTATTGGAATACCGACATCGCCAGCAGCCCCAAACCTGACGCCGGTGTTCACAACAGCCGCTGGCTATGGCTTAGCGACTCACTCAAGAACAGGTTGCATATCCAGGGTCTGAAACAGCCGGGATTGTCTGAACCGGCACGCGAAGCCCTGGACCAGATCGTCCGTTGGCCAGACCGTGGGCAACGCTTCAGCCACAATGTTCCACCGGTCTATGCCTACAGCCTGGCAAGCACCCTCACCGAGGGCACGTCCAATACCGTGCTGCCCAGCAGCGACATCCTGCTGCTCCACTACACCCAGAGCGGCCTGGTCATCTTGCTGTGCAGCGCCGGCGGTGCCGTGCAGCCCTTCGACTCGATCGAATCCTTTGACAATCACTGGCGTGCGCAGATCGCCGACCGTTATGTCGTCGACACCATTACCTGCAATCGCTACGAGATTGACGGCAACGCCTTCGATACCCAGGCTGCCATGGTATTGGAGCAGCAATTGGTCGACTTGAAGGCGGTCACGTTACCTTCCAGCATTGGCGTGCACGACCTCAAGGCGCTCTACTGGGAGCTGAGCGATCCAGCTCGGTACTTGCGCGACTTCCTCGATTCTGCCGCAGACACCACGACACAACTCAGGCCGCTACTTCCCCAATGGCTGAAGAACGCAGCCCTTGCCGATCAGATGAGCTTCCAGCGCTACAGCCTGGCATTGGCCAGCGTGAAGAAACGCGATCAAGGCCGAGTCCATCTCAACGACATCCGGACCTTCACCGCTGACGCCCTGCTGGCGCGGATGCAGCAAACCAACGACAGCAGCCCTGCCAAGGTCCCATCCCGCTCATTTCATCCCGACGATATTGAACTGACGTTCACGGTCTCGGCGGGGTACCCGGGGACCGTGGGTATCAGCGAGAAAAGGACCATGAACCTGACCCAGCTGGCCATCGACAATCTGATCTCGCGCCCCAGTGGCCATCTGAAGCTCAGCCATCGCCTGGGCCTGGCGTTGCCGGCGTGGTTGACGCCAGACTTGATTACCCGCACCGGCGGACTGATCGAGCAGGTGGATATCGGTACGGCCTATCCTCGCTACCTGCAACAGGAATTGCTGGGCGACTCGTCGCAAGCGCAGGCACACCAGCGGATATTTGCCGAACAGATCTCGGCGCACCTGCCGCTCGAAGCGCTGCAAAACACACTGAATCACGAAAACGGCATGACCCGCCAAGGGCTGCGCCGCGTAGAGGCGGTCCTGCAACCCAACGCCGAGGACCGGCAGGTCGACGGACATCTCGTGGTCATCCGGCACTTGGCCTTCCTGCGCGAGCCCCATGCCCGGCCCGATGTCGTCGGTAATATGTTCATCATCGAGGCGAAAGACGTCACAGCCGGTCCGCACGTGTTGTATCGCCCGCTCTATGCGCCTGCACTGCTGGAGTTCCCGACACGCCAGGCACTGTTGCAAGCGGTCGCCAGCGCCGGGGACCTGCAACACAGCGTCCTGACCTGGCTGTCCGATACCGCCCGCCCTATATACGCCAACGGTGGCTTCGCCGAGCCGCACATCGTGCGGTTCTTCCAGGGCGACGAATTCAGCGTGCCCGAGAAACCCGCTCCGGCCACGCTCGCCATCAACGGTGGCGACGATGAACTGTTGCAGTACCTGGCCAATGGCAAGTTGCTGGAGTACCTCTACGGCTGCAATGCCCAAGCCCTGATCACCCAGGCCGACCGCAATTCAGTCTCCAACAGTGAAAGCCGCTGGGCAGTGCTGCTCAAAGGCGGCAGCCTGCTGTTCAACACGCTGCTGTTTCCGCTGCTGCGCGGCCCGGCCATGGCCAGCGTCTGGCTGTGGAGCCTGATGGCCAGCGCCAGCCAGGACATCCCAGCGCTGATCAGCGACGATCCGGCGACACGGGAGCTGGCCGCCGTCGACTTCCTGGTCAACCTGGCCATGCTGGTGAGCCAGCTGTCGTCGGTCCGTGCGCCTTCGCTTGTCCCCGTGTCCGAATCCACCAAGAACCAGGCGTTGCGCGCCCCCGCCAGGCGCGTTGCCGTTGAGCAATGGCCCAGTCTGTCCCTGCCGAAGATTATGGAGGGCACGGTTGCCTTGCCAGGCGCTGAAATGCCAGGCGCCCTCCTCGATTTCGATTTCGCCAATGCCCGTGACCGACTGACGCCAGAACAACGTACGCAACTGCGGCGCATGCGAATACCGCGGCCCGCGGTACTGCCGGCACCCATCGACCAAGGTCCATTCACAGGCCTGTACGTGATCGATAACGCCTGGCACGCGCTGGTTGAAGGTCACCTGTATCGAGTCGACACCGAATCGGACGGCAGCGTAACGGTCATCGATCCGACCACCACGTCACGCCGGGGACCGTCGTTGCGATCGGATGGCCAAGGTACCTGGTCCATGGATTTGCGCCTGCGCCTGCGAGGGGGGATGCCGCCCAAGCGCATGGTCGAGCAGCGTCGCCTCAATGCGCAAAGAACAATCGAGCTGATCAATGAACTGGCCGCCTTCACGGCGCAACAAAGCAAACAACAAGATGCTTTGGATATCGCCCAGGCGGTCATGACGAGAGTCGAAGGAGGTTCTTATACCGAGGCGCAACGCGCACCGAAACGCAAGGTGTTCTATGACCTGCTTGTCGAGCAGACCGACGCCTATTTGAAGCTGCTCGACAGCGCACCTGAGCGCGCCAGGCTGGGGATCGCATTACCTTCAGGTAGCCTTCCTGTACTGATGGAAAACGTCGTTAAAAACGCCCGTAAAGCGTTCCTCGTTAACGAAGCGGAATATGTCGCCATTAATGCAGCCCACCCTCAATTTGATCAACCGTCTGCGGTGGTAGAGGCCGTCAGGCAAGATTTTCAAGGCTATGTGAAGTTTCTCGACGCGATCAGCGACATCAATGACCGCAAGGTCCATTGGCTGGAGCTCAAGGATGAATATCTCAATAAATTGTTGAACCTGGACACTGCAGGCGCGCAGGTATTCGAACGCCTGACCCGAGACCGCCCGCTGGAAGAACCCAGTGCAACGGGCACCAAGGCCTTGCAGTTGGCGACTCTTCCGGTGCTGGCAATCAAACACGGCGAATCTGATCTGCCCGACAGCCTGTACCGAATTGTCCGCCCGCTGGGGAAGCATGTTCGCACCCACTCGGAGCTACGGCTGTACGATTTATCTCCTTCGGATCAGCTTCGAGTACTGGAGAGTTTGACCGAGCACTACGGCGAAGCCTTGGATGCACTGCAAGGGATGAAAACCTTATATGCCGAGGATATCCATGAAGCCTATTTCGACAGGCTGGTCGATCTGGTCAAGGGCCTCTATGAAGAGGTGTCAGGGAAGCTTGCGGCAGAAATCAAACCGCAGCCAAAGCCGAGCAAGCGGCAGCCGAGACGTCCGCAGGTATCGGCGGGGCGCCCCCGCAAAGAAGTGATCAATACCCGAAACAGCGGTGTGCTGATCGGTGATCTGAAACCGGCCGGCAGCACATTGCCGATCGAGGTCGTCGAGCTGCGCTCCGAGGTCGATGACCAAGTGATCGCGACCTATTCACGCCATGACGACGTATGGGACGTCGTGGAGGTAGAGCGACCGGCACCCGTGCCAAGAACCCGGGCCATCAAGACGATCAAGGGTGATGCGCAAAAACTGCTCGAACAGTTGGATAACCGCCTACGCCGGGCAGAAAGCTATAAAGCACGTTGCCGTCATCCCAAGGAAATCGAAGAGATCCTGGACAACGAGGCGAGTCGCTACCGCACGCTCTCAGCGGAACTCGACAGGGCTTTCACGGTTTCAGGAACATCCCCCTCCCCGGCGGATCAAGCCTTGAGCCAGCAATTGTCCCAGGCTATTTCCAGCCTGACCACAAAGGGCGCCGCGCTGCGCACCGAATTGAGCCTGAAATTGCCGCCCACCGATGGCAACCTCCGATACCTGTTTGGAAAAAAGCTGATACACGTTGCGCGCCTTGGCGAGCGCAAGGCCTTGAAAGGAACCCGCAAGGATTTCCTCCAGGAGTACGCCATCAACGACGTTGACGGCTTTCCCCTCTGGTATGCGCATTTTCACTACGAAACGGCCGAGACGCCAAAAGCCGACTACAGCGTCGCGCATCTGAAAACCAAGGAGCAACGTCGGGAGCACTATCACTCAATGCTGGCCAAGGCTCAGAGCCCCTATGCCGTGGTGAATGTGCACCGTGGTCAGATTGGCAAATTCCTGGCGCGCGACAAGTTCTTACCGTTAGCGCCTTGA